CGGCCAGCTCCAGGTGCCGGAAGCCGGCGCTGCCCGTGAGATGCTGCAACGGTTCCCGCCCGGCCCGCCGCGCGACCAGCTCGTCGAACCGGTCGAGCTGGTCGGCCGTGAAGTCGTCGGCCAGCGCCAGCCGCCCGCGGGGCACCGCCAGCACGTACGCGGCCAGCTGCTCCGCCTCGGCGCGGGCCGAGGCGACACCGGCGTCGGCGAGGGCCCGGGACGCCCGGGCCAACGCCACGGAAGGGCGCTGCCGTCTCGTCCCTTCGGACGGGTGTTGCGGCACGGTGGTCACGAGATAATCATGGGGCGTCGCGCTGGACATCACGAGCGGATGCGTCCGGACGCACACCGACAGGAGGTCGCGGTGGGTTGGCTCGACCGGGTCACCGACCAGGTTGACGCCCTGTCGCGCGCGCGGGCCCTGCAGGAGTCCAGCCAGTCCGCCGAGGCGTACGCGATCCTCGACCGGGTCGCCGCCACCACCACCGACCCGTACGCGCGGGCCGACGCCCTGGTGCAGCGCCTCTCCGCGGTGATCAACCTCGGGCGGACGGCGGAGTACACCCGGGCCGTCGAGGAGGCTTCCACCGCCGTCCGCGACCTCGCCGAGCCCTACCTGCTCGGGCACCTCAACGCGCTGGCCGCGCTCGCCGCGCACCACCAGGGCGCGCTGGACCGCTGCGTCACCCACCTGGTGAAGGCCGCGCGGGCGCTGGGCGCGGTGGAGGACCCCGACCGGGACACCGCGTGGGGCTGGCACGACCTGGCGATGGCCTACTCGTACCTCAGCTTCCACGGCTACGCCCTCGGCGCGATCGAACGGGCCCGGCAGCTCGGCAGCGCCGCCGAGATTCCGGAGGAGACCTTCGCCGCCCCCGGGATCCGGCTGCGCAACGCCGTGGCGCTGGACCACAACGGCGACAGCGACGGCTGCCTGCGGGTGCTGCGCGACGTCGCCGCCGACCTGGACCGGTTCCGGCGCAGCGGGCGGGCCGGGAAGCTGCGCCCGAGCAGCCTGGCCGCGTACGGCTACGCCGCCGCCCGGCGGGCGGCCCTCGGCGACCGGTGGGACGTCGACACGGAGACCGCCCCGGGCCGGCTGCTCGGCCACGGCGGCGACAGCGCCCGGGCCCGCGACATGCGCCAGCTCGGCCAGGTCTGCCTGGCCGTCGCCGAGGGACGGCCGATCGAGGCCGTCACCCGGCTGGACACCGTCCAGGTCTCCACCGAGACGCTGGGCGCGGCCGAACCGGCCCGGCTGCGCAGCATCGCCCTGGCCCGCGCCGGCGACCACGCGGGCGCGCACCGGGCCGACCGGCTGGCGTTCCGGCTGGCCGCCCAGCGCAACGACCGGCTCCGGGACGTCTACATCGACGGCATCGCCGCGCGCATCGACCACGAGGAGATGCGCCGCGAGGCGGCCCGCTTCGAGGGCGAGGCGTTGACCGACCCGCTGACCGGGCTGCCCAACCGGCGGCGGCTGGAGCGCTACATCGCCACCCTGGTCGCCCACGGCGACCGGGTGGTGATCGGCGTCTGCGACCTGGACGGCTTCAAGGCCGTCAACACCCGGCACGGGCACCACTCCGGCGACCTGGTGCTCCAGCGCATCGCCGGGGTGATCAACCGGGTGATGCGCCGGGGCGACTTCGTGGCCCGCTACGGCGGGGACGAGTTCGTGGTGGTGCTGCCCGGCGCCGGGATGACCGAGGCGGCCGAGGTGGGCCGCCGGATCGACGCCGCGGTGCGCACGGAGGACTGGGAGTCGCTGGTGCCCGGCACACCGGTCGGGGTCAGCGTCGGCTTCGCCGAGGTGGGCGCCACCGGTCCGGGCCTGCGCGACGCCCTCGGCACCGCGTTCGAGGCCGCCGACCGCGCGATGCTGGCGGCGAAGACCCGCCCCCGCGCCTCCTGACCCCGGGCGCCGGGCCGCGACGTCAGCGGCGGGTCAGCTCGGTGTCACCGGCGAGGCGGGCGGCGCGGTCGGCCTCGACGAGGGCGTCGAGGACCCCGTCCAGGTCGCCGGCGAGCGCCAGGTCCAGGTTGTACGCGGTGTAGCCGATCCGGTGGTCGGTGATCCGGTTCTGCGGGAAGTTGTAGGTGCGGATCCGCTCGGAGCGGTCCACGGTGCGCACCTGCGCCTTGCGGGCGTCCGAGGCGGCCGCGTCGGCCTGCTCCTGGGCCGCCGCCAGCAGCCGGGCGCGCAGGATCCGCATCGCCTGCTCCCGGTTCTGCAACTGGGACTTCTCGTTCTGGCAGGAGACCACGATGCCGGTCGGCACGTGCGTGATCCGCACCGCCGAGTCGGTGGTGTTCACCGACTGGCCGCCGGGCCCCGACGAGCGGAACACGTCGATCCGCAGGTCGTTCGGGTCGATGGTGACGTCGACGTCCTCGGCCTCCGGCAGCACCAGCACCCCGGCGGCGCTCGTGTGGATGCGGCCCTGCGACTCGGTGACCGGTACGCGCTGCACCCGGTGCACGCCGCCCTCCCACTTGAGCCGGGACCAGACGCCGTTGCCGCCCTCGGGCACGCCCTTGGTCTTGATCGCCAGCGAGACGTCCTTCACCCCGCCCAGGTCCGAGTCCTGCGCGTCGAGCACCTCGGTGAGCCAGCCGCGCCGCTCGGCGTAGCGGGTGTACATCCGCAGCAGGTCGCCGGCGAAGAGCGCGGACTCCTCGCCGCCCTCGCCCGCCTTGATCTCGACGATCACGTCCTTGGCGTCGTGCGGGTCGCGCGGGATCAGCAACTCCGCCAGCCGCTGCTCCAGCGCCGGCAGGCTCTCCGCGATCGACTCGGCCTCGGCGGCGAAGGACGCGTCCTCGGCGACCAGCTCCCGTGCGGCGGCGAGGTCGGCGCGGGCCTGCTCCAGCTCCCCGGCCGCCTTGTGCAGCGGGACCAGTTCGGCGTACCGACGGCCGACCCGGCGGGCGGTGCCCTGGTCGGCGTGGATGGCCGGGTCCGCCAGCCGCTTCTCCAGCTCGGCGTACTCGTCGAGGAGGGCGGCCAGACGCTCGCTGCTCATGCGGGGGAGGCTCCTTCGACGACGAGGACGGGACCAGGGGGAATACGGACGGCGCCCGCGTCCGGCACGAAACCGGGCGCGGGCGCCGAACGAGGAGCTACTTGGCCTTCTTGGCCTGAACCTTGGCGTACTTCTGCTGGAACTTGGCCACCCGGCCCGCGGTGTCCAGGACGCGCTGCTTGCCGGTGTAGAACGGGTGGCAGGCGCTGCAGGTCTCGACGTGGATCGAGCCGCCCTTGGCGGTGCTGCGGGTGGTGAACGTGTTGCCGCAGGAGCAGCTGACCTCGGTGGTCACGTACTCCGGGTGGATGTTGGACTTCATCTCGCCTCGGTCCTCTCGTGGATGGTCGCCGGGTCGCCGTCGGTGTCCGTCGCGGCGCGCGACGGGCTCGGGCGTGAACCGGAACCGGTGGCCGATTGACCAGTGTGCCATGGGCGTACGCCGACCCGGCAATCGGGCCGCACGGCTGGTCCGGCATCGACAACGCACGCCCCACCTCCCGCATTCCCGACGCCTGGCCGGGCATTCATCCCGGCACGCCGCCGTCGGCGTCGTGCCCCGCCCGGGGCACGCGCCGGGGGCGGCGGGACCGCCCGACGACGTACGACACGGAGGACCTGATGGCCCGCCTGATCGCCACCCGGGGACTGCCCGCCTCCGGCAAGACCACGTTCGCCCGGACGCTCCAGCCGTCCGTGGTCCGGGTCAACCGGGACGACCTGCGCCGGATGCTGCACGGCGAGCGGCTGTTCACCCAGTGGGCGGAGTGGCAGGTCACCGTCGTGCAGCGGGCGCAGGTCGAGGCGCTGCTGCGGGCCCGCGCCGACGTCTGCGTCGACGACACCAACCTGCGGTCGCGGACCCTGCGCGACTGGGCCGACCTGGCCGCCCGGCACGGCGCCGAGTTCGAGGTGCACGACTTCACCGACGTGCCGCTCGCGGAGTGCCTGCGCCGCGACGCCGCCCGCCCCGAGGCCGACCGGGTCGGCGAGGCGTGGATCCGCCGGCTGCACGAGCGCTACCTGGAGGGTCGTACGCTGCCGCTGCCCGTGCCGCAGGCCCGGACGGGGCGGCCCGCCACGGTGCACGCCCCGTCGACCGAGCCGCCGGAGATTGTCCTGGTCGACATCGACGGCACGGTCGCGCTGAACGTCTCGCGCAGCCCGTACGACATGACCCGCGTCGCCGAGGACGAGCCCAACCCGGCCGTGATCGCGGCGGTCCGGGCGATGCACGCCGCCGGGTACGGGGTGGTGTTCTGCTCGGGCCGGGACGCCACCGCCCGCACCGCCACGGAGGCGTGGCTGGCCCGGCACGTCCGGGTCCCCTACCTCGGGCTGCACCTGCGTGCCGTCGGCGACAGCCGGAAGGACTCCGTGGTCAAGCGGGAGATCTACGAGCGCGAGATCGCCGACCGCTACCGGGTGGTCGGCGTCTTCGACGACCGCCAGCAGGTGGTGCGGATGTGGCGCACCCTCGGCCTCACCGTTTTCCAGGTCGCCGAGGGCGACTTCTGAGGCCCGCACCGGTCACCGGCGCGGGCCTCGGAGCACCGGTGCGGTCTCACACAGGCGTCGGAAAGGGCCCCTCCCCCCACGCGCCGAGCGTCGGGGAAGGGGCCCTTTCTCACCTACCGCTAGGCGGCGGGGGCCACGGCGGCGGCCGTCAGGGTGACGGTCGCCTCGGCGCGTGCGCCGTTGACGTCGACGACCAGCTTGACCTGCGCGCCGGGGCGCAGGGCGGTGAGCTTGCCGGTGGCCGGGTCGAGGCGGGCCACGTGCCAGGGCTTCAGCCCGAGGATCGAGCCGACGTGCACGTTCGGCGAGGCGGACCAGTCCGCGCTCACCGGCGCCGCCACCGGCACCGTACGCCCGCCGGGCTGGGTCACCGTGGCGGTGACCGTCGCCGGGGCGCCGACCGCGACGCTGGCCGGGGCGGCCAACGCGAGCGCGTCGGCGTGCGCGTGGAACTCGGCGGCGACCCAGCGCGGGCCCTCGACGAGCGGGTTGCGCCGGGCCCGGTCGGCTTCGGCCGGGCTCACCGGGTCCACCCCGAACTCCGTCCACCCGGTGAAGCCGCCCTGGTCGGCCGGGGTGGAGGGGTTCTTGCCCGAGTTGCCGTTGATCAGGTACGGCACCCCGTCGACCCGGTCGGCGTGGAAGGTGCCGACGTGCCCGCCGACGAAGGCCGCGCCCTTGCCGGTGCGGTGCTGGAAGTCGGCCAGCCACTGCTCCAGCAGCGCCGCCTCCTTCCGGTCGCCGAGCTGGCTGGCCTTGGCCGGGCTCGGGTCGCGCGGCGGGTGGTGGTGCAGCACGACCACCGACCCGACGGCCGGGTCACCGGCCGCCGAGTCGAGCGCCTCGCGCAGCATCCGCACCTGGTCGAAGCCGCCGCCGCGCAGCGAGCCGGTCGACGAGTTCAGGGTGACGAACCGGGTGCCCTTGTGGTCGAAGGTCCGCTCGGTGTCGCCGAAGGCGGCCCGGAAGTTGGCGATCGGGGCGCCCATGATCTCGTGGTTGCCGGGCACGTAGTAGTACGGCAGTTCCCCGCCGAGTTCCTCGTCCAGCAGCCGCTTGGCCAGCGCGAAGTCCGCCGGGTAGGCGGTGTCCACGAAGTCACCGTTGATCACCAGGAAGTCCGGCTTCGCGGCCTTGACCTCGCGGAGCGTACGGCGGGCCTGGGCGACCAGGTCGCTGTCCGGGTTCGCCGCGACGAACTGCGCGTCGGACATGACGGCGAAGCGCCAGGGCGCCCCGTCCACCGTGCCGTCACGCAGCACCACCCGGTCGGTACGCGGCTTCTCGGCCGGCGCGTCGACCGTCGGCGGCACCTTCGCCACCAGGTCGTCGATGACCACCTCGCTGCGGTACTGCGCGGCGGCGTTGGTCTCCGCCACGTAGAACCGGCGGACCCGCACCGGGTACTGCACCCCGGCGGGCACGGCGAACTCGACGTACTTCCAGCCCGTCCAGGTGATCAGCGGGCCGCGCAGCACGTGCTGGGTGTCCTGCGCGTCGTGCAGGTGCAGGCTGGGCCACTCCCCCGTGCCGTTGCCGTGGATCCACATGCCGAACGCCTGCGGCTGGCCGGCGACCTCGATCCAGGCCGGCGGGTCCGCGTACGCGGCCCGGGTGCCGGTGGACTGGCTGAAGTCGTACGTCATCTTCAGGCCCGTGCCGGTGCGGCCCGGCGCGGGCGCGACCGCGCCGCTGGCCCGGGCCTGGCTGAACTTCCAGGCCGCCGCGTCGTCGAAGCCGGCGACCGGCACGTCGGTGAGCCCGACGGTGACCGGTAGGACGGTGCTGCTCCGGCCGACGTGGACGGTGACGAGCGCCGAGCCGGTGTCCCGCAGGGCGGTGACGGCGAGGTTGCCGTCGGCGGTCGGGGCGATCTTCAGCAGTTCCTTGTCGTAGTCGAGCTTCAGGTCGGCCGGCTCGATGGGGGCGGTGTTGCCCTCGGCGTCGTAGCCGACGACGCCGAACAGCGCGCTGCCCTGCGCGCCGGTCAGGCCGACCCGGTCCACCGTGGAGTCGATCCGGGCCAGCGGCCCGAGCACGGTCAGGTCGAGGGTGCCACGGGCCCCGCCCCGCGAGGCGGTGACCGTGGTGCTGCCGGGCAGGAGGGCCCGGAAGCGGCCCTTGCCGTCGACGACGCCGTGCACCGCCGGGTTGGCCCGCCACGTCGGCGCGCCGGCCGCCGGGCCGTACGTCTCGTCGTGGCCGGCGGCGGTGAGTTGCCTGGTCAGGCCGGGGAAGACACGGTCGGGCCGACCGCCGCGCACCGGCGCTACGCCGGGGGCGGTGGTCGGGTCGCTGGCGGTCTCCAGCCAGTACCCGGTGAGCCGGCCGCTGCCCTTGGGCGCGTAGATGGCCAGGCCGTTGGGCACGGCGCGCTCGCTGCCGTCGGACGGGCTGTTCTCCACCTGCACGGCCGCCGCACCCGGTTCCCGGGCGAGCAGCGTCGAGGAGCCGCCGCCGTCGAGGTTGAGCGCGTGGTGCGCGCCGAGTTCGGCCATCATGCGGCCCATCTCGGTCTGGGTGACGCCGCGGCTGTCGACCTGCCGGCCGTCCACGGTCAGCATGATCATGCGGCGACCGTCGGCGGAGAAGCCGACGGACGTGCGCGGGGCCAGCGACGCGTCGGCGATGCTCTGCACCACTCCGTCGCGGACCAGCACGTTGCCGCCGCCGACGGCCGCGTGCAGGGTGCTGCCGTCCGCCGGCTTGGGCTGGTAGGCGACGGTCACCGGGTCGCCGGGGCGCAGCCCGGCGAGGGCGTCCGCACCGGCGTCACGGCCGAGCAGCACGGTGGTGCCGGCCGGGACCGCCCCGCTTCCGGCCGTGCCGCCGACGGTGGCGACGCGGCCGTCGATCACCGTGACCTCCGTGACGCGGGCGGCGCCCTCGACCGCGCGTTGCCGGGTGTACGACCCCCAGAGCGCGGTGAAGACGCCGATCCCGTTCGCC
The sequence above is drawn from the Micromonospora sp. M71_S20 genome and encodes:
- a CDS encoding GGDEF domain-containing protein, whose product is MGWLDRVTDQVDALSRARALQESSQSAEAYAILDRVAATTTDPYARADALVQRLSAVINLGRTAEYTRAVEEASTAVRDLAEPYLLGHLNALAALAAHHQGALDRCVTHLVKAARALGAVEDPDRDTAWGWHDLAMAYSYLSFHGYALGAIERARQLGSAAEIPEETFAAPGIRLRNAVALDHNGDSDGCLRVLRDVAADLDRFRRSGRAGKLRPSSLAAYGYAAARRAALGDRWDVDTETAPGRLLGHGGDSARARDMRQLGQVCLAVAEGRPIEAVTRLDTVQVSTETLGAAEPARLRSIALARAGDHAGAHRADRLAFRLAAQRNDRLRDVYIDGIAARIDHEEMRREAARFEGEALTDPLTGLPNRRRLERYIATLVAHGDRVVIGVCDLDGFKAVNTRHGHHSGDLVLQRIAGVINRVMRRGDFVARYGGDEFVVVLPGAGMTEAAEVGRRIDAAVRTEDWESLVPGTPVGVSVGFAEVGATGPGLRDALGTAFEAADRAMLAAKTRPRAS
- the prfA gene encoding peptide chain release factor 1, whose product is MSSERLAALLDEYAELEKRLADPAIHADQGTARRVGRRYAELVPLHKAAGELEQARADLAAARELVAEDASFAAEAESIAESLPALEQRLAELLIPRDPHDAKDVIVEIKAGEGGEESALFAGDLLRMYTRYAERRGWLTEVLDAQDSDLGGVKDVSLAIKTKGVPEGGNGVWSRLKWEGGVHRVQRVPVTESQGRIHTSAAGVLVLPEAEDVDVTIDPNDLRIDVFRSSGPGGQSVNTTDSAVRITHVPTGIVVSCQNEKSQLQNREQAMRILRARLLAAAQEQADAAASDARKAQVRTVDRSERIRTYNFPQNRITDHRIGYTAYNLDLALAGDLDGVLDALVEADRAARLAGDTELTRR
- the rpmE gene encoding 50S ribosomal protein L31, translating into MKSNIHPEYVTTEVSCSCGNTFTTRSTAKGGSIHVETCSACHPFYTGKQRVLDTAGRVAKFQQKYAKVQAKKAK
- a CDS encoding AAA family ATPase, which codes for MPWAYADPAIGPHGWSGIDNARPTSRIPDAWPGIHPGTPPSASCPARGTRRGRRDRPTTYDTEDLMARLIATRGLPASGKTTFARTLQPSVVRVNRDDLRRMLHGERLFTQWAEWQVTVVQRAQVEALLRARADVCVDDTNLRSRTLRDWADLAARHGAEFEVHDFTDVPLAECLRRDAARPEADRVGEAWIRRLHERYLEGRTLPLPVPQARTGRPATVHAPSTEPPEIVLVDIDGTVALNVSRSPYDMTRVAEDEPNPAVIAAVRAMHAAGYGVVFCSGRDATARTATEAWLARHVRVPYLGLHLRAVGDSRKDSVVKREIYEREIADRYRVVGVFDDRQQVVRMWRTLGLTVFQVAEGDF
- a CDS encoding phosphodiester glycosidase family protein, with amino-acid sequence MRTRRRSARLAGVLLLTPLLTLAGTVPANAGAPAPATDPSLTAAEDAPRASSYSTGSVTLASDPAASMSAAAAPTGVEPAGGLETAKTTRPVAPGLKLTSFDRYDADGWLRADALTADLTGGLTVDYVNSGAVSRAEPLRGAVDAARAVAAVNGDFFDINNSGAAQGVGVRDGQLVQSAVNGHRNAVAITTEGLGRVIEVNFDGTATLPTGPVTLTQFNNMIQANGIGVFTALWGSYTRQRAVEGAARVTEVTVIDGRVATVGGTAGSGAVPAGTTVLLGRDAGADALAGLRPGDPVTVAYQPKPADGSTLHAAVGGGNVLVRDGVVQSIADASLAPRTSVGFSADGRRMIMLTVDGRQVDSRGVTQTEMGRMMAELGAHHALNLDGGGSSTLLAREPGAAAVQVENSPSDGSERAVPNGLAIYAPKGSGRLTGYWLETASDPTTAPGVAPVRGGRPDRVFPGLTRQLTAAGHDETYGPAAGAPTWRANPAVHGVVDGKGRFRALLPGSTTVTASRGGARGTLDLTVLGPLARIDSTVDRVGLTGAQGSALFGVVGYDAEGNTAPIEPADLKLDYDKELLKIAPTADGNLAVTALRDTGSALVTVHVGRSSTVLPVTVGLTDVPVAGFDDAAAWKFSQARASGAVAPAPGRTGTGLKMTYDFSQSTGTRAAYADPPAWIEVAGQPQAFGMWIHGNGTGEWPSLHLHDAQDTQHVLRGPLITWTGWKYVEFAVPAGVQYPVRVRRFYVAETNAAAQYRSEVVIDDLVAKVPPTVDAPAEKPRTDRVVLRDGTVDGAPWRFAVMSDAQFVAANPDSDLVAQARRTLREVKAAKPDFLVINGDFVDTAYPADFALAKRLLDEELGGELPYYYVPGNHEIMGAPIANFRAAFGDTERTFDHKGTRFVTLNSSTGSLRGGGFDQVRMLREALDSAAGDPAVGSVVVLHHHPPRDPSPAKASQLGDRKEAALLEQWLADFQHRTGKGAAFVGGHVGTFHADRVDGVPYLINGNSGKNPSTPADQGGFTGWTEFGVDPVSPAEADRARRNPLVEGPRWVAAEFHAHADALALAAPASVAVGAPATVTATVTQPGGRTVPVAAPVSADWSASPNVHVGSILGLKPWHVARLDPATGKLTALRPGAQVKLVVDVNGARAEATVTLTAAAVAPAA